The Danio rerio strain Tuebingen ecotype United States chromosome 19, GRCz12tu, whole genome shotgun sequence genome includes the window TCTAGAGTTCAGTTTGAGTAGATACATAAGCCATAACCcgtttttacagtctatggtcataACCTTGGAATTGTAAGGTTCTGTCAGACACTTTTCATGAGCTAAATTCGGCTTCACACATTCTTATgctggatttggatgtttagttttgtttctttAGACAAAGTTGTGTACATATTGGGATTTAAAAAGTTGATAGCCAAATATTTTTAGCTTCATGaaaggtaaaaaacaacaacaataatctaTCAAAAGCACTACAGTTTTGTAAAGTTATAATATAGTGAACTGATATTAATTAAATAGTCTTATTAAAGGGTCagtttatacaaaatattaatgCTCACCCACTACTTGTTTCAAATCAAAtcagtttcttttctttttttttgtttattgcaaaaaaatgtactttgaatatctatctatctatctatctatctatctatctatctatctatctatctatctatctatctatctatctatctatctatctatctatctatctatctatctatctatctatctatctatctccactacctgacaaaagtcatgtcgttgatcccagttgtaagagcaacgaataataacttgacttctagttgatcatttgtaaaagtggcagacaGTATTTTTCCAATGAACCATCTGTTGAGCTGcaccccaatcatcacaaatactgcagaagacctactggaacctgtaattcttatagaaatcagtcaagtttggtgaaggaaaaaaatcatggtttggggttatcagtatgggggtgtgcgagatatctgcagagtggatggcaacatcaacagcctgaggtatcaagacaattgtgctgcccattacattacaaaccacaggagagggcagattctccagcaggatagcgctccttctcatacttcagcctccacatcaaagctactaagagcaaagaaggtcaaggtaacccagcattggccagcccagtcaccagagatgaacattattgagcgtgTCTGGGATAAGAttaaggaggcattgaagatgaatccaaagaatcttgatgaactctgggagtcctgcaggaacgctttctttgccattccagatgactttattaatcagtgatttgagtcattgcagagatgtatggatgcagtcctccaagctcatgatggagtcagacacaatattcattctgtttctaccgcaccatgactttatactggacattatttctgttcagtgatgagacttttgtctaagcaaagtcagaccttactgtcctaattaaataattaaaagtcaaggcatgatcattttattttggtgaaataagcatcatctagaggcttttgcttttcatataagccactcctgatgccaaatgatcaactagaagtccagttattatttgctgttcctttAACTTAGATAGGTGACaccacttttgtcaggtagtgtttctatctatctatctatctatcgctttgtctgtctgtctgtctgtctgtctgtattatTAATCTAGCATTCAATCCATTGTTCTGTTGTTCTATCACTCTGTCATACTGTCTGTTGTTCATTCTATCtactttttgattgtttgttctaTTTTTCTATCATTCTAtgctgtcattctatctatcgttcgTTTGTTCCGTCttttattctatctatcattctttttttctatctattattctatctttctatcgttctatctatctttctatcctgTCATTCTATCTGTGGTTATTTTGTTCTATTATTCTATCCTTTTATCGTTCTACCTATTGTTCTATCCTGTCATtctatctgttgttctatctattattccatctatctttctgtcattctatctatcgttccatctTTCTCGCctgtcgttctatctattgttcttttGTTCTGTTATTCCCTCTTATCtttttatcattctatctatctttatatcattctatctatctatatatatactgTCATTCTATTTACCATTCTTTTGTTCTATCTATTATTCTGTCTATCTTTTCATCAttctatttttcttgttttatctatctatctatctatctatctatctatctatctatctatctatctatctatctatctatctatctatctatctatctatctatctacctacctacctacctacctacctacctacctacctacctacctacctacctatctacctatctatctatctatctatctatctatctatctatctatctatctatctatctatctatctatctatcattcttttgttctgtagaatattctgttgttctatctttcaatcattctatctattgttctatcatttcATCTTTTGTTCTATCAGTTGTTCTATCTtactatcaatctatctattttgtccattgttttatcattgttatCTCACTTCAGTCTCGCAAACATGTCTAAAATGCGTCTGAATCATGATGCTTCTGTCGAACAGATGGGCAAGGGCTCCTTCAAGTACGCCTGGGTGTTGGACAAACTGAAGGCCGAGCGTGAGCGTGGTATCACCATTGACATTTCCCTTTGGAAATTCGAGACCAGCAAATACTACGTCACCATCATTGATGCCCCCGGACACAGAGACTTCATCAAGAACATGATCACTGGTACTTCTCAGGTATGTCTACAACTGTGATTCTAGAAATTTCAATTTTCAaggatttttaaaattaacttgatTCCTCCTCTCAGGCTGACTGTGCTGTGTTGATCGTGGCTGCCGGTGTCGGTGAGTTTGAGGCTGGTATCTCCAAGAACGGACAGACCCGTGAGCACGCCCTGCTGGCCTACACATTGGGAGTGAAACAGCTGATCGTTGGAGTCAACAAGATGGACTCCACTGAGCCCCCTTACAGCCAGGCTCGTTTTGAGGAAATCACCAAGGAAGTCAGCGCATACATCAAGAAGATCGGCTACAACCCTGCCACCGTTGCATTTGTGCCGATTTCAGGATGGCACGGTGACAACATGCTGGAGCCCAGCTCAAATGTAAACATCTGaaagatattataaatataaatgcctTTAAGTGTTTGCGATCATTCATACTTAAAGGTCCCAtgtagtgctttgaaatgtgcattttttattgagTGTTTGGCGTAATCGCAACTGAAACATAAAGATAAGGTAGGGCGCCGTGGAGCTCctcccttttaaaaaaacagccaatagtgatcacagctctgccagtgtgaGTGCTTGAGCTCAGCGCATTAACTGAAAAGCAAATGTGAAGTGTCTTGGAGGGGGCGGGGCTTGTCAAACACTAGGGAGCATTTGATTGGatagaagatttgatgagaaactgaaatatgaggtgacctgaataaaaccgttgatccatttagaaGGAATTGACAAACTACAAccttttacatgtttatattagttttatatccTTTAAACGTGAATCTTCTCAccgttttggagcacactagcttatagatatcctaaaaacgaACAATACTGATCATAGCATCAAAATTGTTCTAATTTTTTTACTTgcgtggttccaaacctttttgagttcatttcacaatagacacaaaagaaggcattttgaggaaaactgaaaacctgtaaccattggctgtgtctgaaatcacaTACAACCCTACTATATAGTGCATGGAAAAAAGAGTAGTACGCAAGCTAAGTAGTATGTGTTAAAGTcataggctgcgtccaaaaccgcctactcctcagtaggtactgcatttgaatttaaacgtactactcggccgttaataaagtacgctctatacagtatgattgtgagaagtatgaatggaattcagacgtactatatccgccattttgtcatggtcacgtgacctacctgcgtcagttgtgtcgctttactcccatttcTGAATTCacttgcggggcatcatgggatagcgcagcatgcatgggatgcgcactccagaatctcgctggaagtagtaagtcatccgggtacttctcgcatactggttttcgaattctatgaaatcggacatactactcagctcgcatactgattctagcgtactatatagtatggaagtatgcggtttcagacgcagcaaTAGTATTCGAAAAATAGTAGGCGAGAAGTatccggatgacctactacttccggcaagattctgtaTAGTGCACCTGATGgatgctatgctatcccatgatgcaacaCAAGAGAATTTATGAATAGTAGTGAAGCAActaggtcatgtgataatgacagaTGGCGGATGTCATATTATTCATAATatgtagaacaggggtgtccaacctctgtcctggagggccactgagtttagctccaacttgcctctaacgttacacacctgccaggaagtttctaataTAAGAACTTGATTAGATgatgcaggtgtgtttgattaggattggagttAAACTCTCCAGGACTAAAGTTGTTtctagaagagatacagctgtggCTTGCAGTTAATgggaattttatatatatatatatatatatatatatatatatatatatatatatatatatatatatatatatatatatatatatatattattaattaaattgtattgtattaatgtACACCCTAACCCtcactgtaatgtaaaaacagcaattactatagaattatttacattatttattaaattacccattaaattgtatttaaataatgtctACCCCTaatccaaccctcacagtaatgtaaaaacagtaattataatgtgaattatttatattgttaataaattgctaataaattgtattttattaacgtctacccctaccctaatcCTCACAGAAATATAAACGCAGTAATTATAatgagaattattcatattatttatttaattacccattgaattgtatttttaacgtctacccctaatacaaccctcacagtaatgtaaaaacagtaattataataagaattattcatattatttattaaattacccattaaattgtattttttaacgtctacccctaatctaaccctcacagtaatgtaaatgcagtaattataataagaattattcacattatttattaaattacccattaaattgtatttttttaacgtctacccctaccctaatcctcacagtaatgtaaatgcagtaattataataagaattattcacattatttattaaattacccattaaattgtatttttttaacgtctacccctaccctaatcctcacagtaatgtaaatgcagtaattataatgagaattattcatattattaaataaattacccattaaatcgtattttattaacatctacccatcTACCCCTCACATTAAtgtgaaaaatattaattattgttgtacagtgtcacagtAATTATGCTGTATTGATGTGAGTATCTGTAGCTGTATCCTTTCTAAACGTTACCCTTTTCTGACAATCATGTAGTAAATTAAAAATCAGGTGTGGTACCTACACGATTTCAGACgctgccattgacttccataggaggaAAAatgaatactatggaagtcaatggttacaggtttacaacattcttcaaattatcttctcttgtgctcaatagaagaaagaatctcataaaggtaTGAAACAAgagaaaggtgagtaaatgatgacagatttttcatttttaggtgaactattatttttaatactgCATGCTTTTTTGTATGGATTTCAGATGGGCTGGTTTAAGGGCTGGAAGATTGAGAGGAAGGAGGGTGGTGCCAATGGTGTTACGCTTCTGGAGGCCCTGGACTCCATCCTACCACCCAGCCGGCCCACCGACAAGCCCCTCCGTCTGCCACTGCAGGATGTGTACAAGATTGGAGGTAAATTGgttattatatttctttattcgTCCCCATCTAATAATACTTTATGGAAGCcaaagttaatgtaaaactgtaaTCAAAGGGTTATcagtaggggtgtgaacctacaccgGTCTCATGGTTTGGTTTAGTTAAAATTATCAttccatcgattcggttcaattcgatatctcagtgcatcacggtgcattgacgattaGGGATGCACCGGTATGGATTTTTTGGTCGATAActgataattcttcagacttggaggccgacagccgatatatataggccgataattataaatatttcaaaatgttatatttttatacagcaaacttcattaAAAGCTGAAACTCGGCTCTTTTGAACTGAATAtcctatactcaaagcaaaaaagctatgatttcaaaattatatattcaattatatataacctatattcacgatttcacacgAATCAGCATgctaaaaatacattatttgattttcttcatagcaaattaacatgcaaattgactgttgcataaaattaaaaaggttaaataacaaaatgggatttaattaacatgcaagttaaatatattttaaataagatgaaaataaaagagctgaggactgaaaccagctcaaatgttcttgaataaaacgggttacagtaatgtacatgtgtacaaatatgtcatgtccgaaaaagccttttttagaggtgttttgacagttcagagccaccgtacaagtgataagctagatacagaatgtattatttttaaaaatgcgacATAAATTCATCCTTTTTTGTCGTTTTAGATTCTTtcaagcaacgcgttgataataacaaataattatattatattaaaaacctTCCGTAAAGTTTTTGTTTAGCGCGTCACGTGTGCAGgtcagtttggtgtgtgtgtatgtgtgtgtgtgtgtgtgaagcgaggagggagagacagaaaagaggagCGCTTTTTTCGGGTCCTCGTTTATTCACTTGCTGCAACTAAAAGAATTAACtccgaaactaatattattcaGCCCTGGAGTACTAAGTAAATCTCTctgctatctctaacacaacaaatagacagagcaggaaaggctttcatatgtaatattttttcctgaggcgatttgaagcaaaatacatacaatggcactcaatcaaacatatctacaatgataaggaacatggttacttactgagttattaacgcacagcaataccacgtGAGGAAAGGACAGACTTTGAGGGAATAATCAGTGTGTGGAAAGATCTAAACATGTTCCGCCCACGCGTGCGCGGCAACAATttcgtaatttatcggcttaaagatatcggcttaATTTAGACAtcagatcgataacgataatcttaaaaaaagcatttatcggccgataacgatatggcctccgatatatcgtgcatccctattgacgatgctttccatacaccgattttttcttcacatttttttttaatctacaaatatatttatattttatttgtaatacaattttgttcttaaatacagcagtaagatatataaactgcacctttaatttgacCCGCTCAAAGAAAACAtgctttctgaatgtatcaaacaaaactccaacacatgcacagaagacagcatgagcatttatagcaagtaAACTCATGTACATatcatcccgcttgctttttgagcactgtcaagcgaggtcttacacccctatgattgtcATGTCATTGTCTTCacccgctcaacagaaagggctatGATTGGCTTCACAAATAAAAGTGCTGTTCACCAATAAATGACGCAGGAAGAACAGCCACGGTAACAGTCTATATGTGCATAATACACGGTTATCAATAATAGACAGTGAAGAAAACTTGCACGTCATGTCTATGTCatgtcagcaactgttttgacaccaaagttctctctccatagatgcaacttatgcaaaaggactaagtgtttacatacattgtcatgatagcataatcacttgataacatgttactcattctaacttctgacacatatagcttcatacaagtatttaacatatataatcagtgctttacatattcagttattctacacaatcttCTTCAGCATAGCCTTcccctagtgttgctcctgtgcaggcatactcatcttacacagtaaTACCACTCACTGTATTTTATCGATCaatacgttcctactctcaccaatggtcatgagctttgggtcctgaacgaaaggacaagatctccaatacaagcggccgaaatgagtttcctccgCAGGGTGGGAaatatagatagggtgaggagctctgtcacctgactggagctcgaagtagagccgctgttcctccacatccagagaagcCAGCTGAGGTGACTAGGGCATCTTTTTCGGATGCCTACCGTGGGAGGCAtatcccactgggaggaggcctcgggaaagacccaggacacactggcaGAACTATGTCTCCCGTCTTCCCTGGAAATGCTTCCGGATCCCCATGGAGGAGCTAAAGGAAGTGTCAGAAATATGGGATTCCCTCTTGACACTGCTGCCCCCATGACCCAGTCGTACCTCGGATAAGCagaagaaattgaatgaatgaatgaggccTGATAACAGGATTATAGGGTATATGATACAACATGGACTTTCAAACATTCTCTGTTTTCCAGGTATTGGAACTGTGCCTGTGGGACGTGTTGAGACTGGAACTCTGAAGGCTGGGATGATCGTGACCTTTGCCCCTGCTAATGTAACCACTGAGGTTAAGTCTGTCGAGATGCACCACGAGTCTCTTACCGAGGCTCTTCCCGGTGACAACGTTGGCTTCAATGTCAAGAACGTGTCTGTCAAGGACATCCGTCGTGGTAATGTGGCTGGAGACAGCAAGAACGACCCACCCATGGAGGCTGCCAACTTCACATCTCAGGTTTGATGACAGAATATTATCTGCATGAGCTACATAACgtcttacatttatttatttagcagatgcctttatccaaagtgactttcAATTGAGGTTAAGTTCTTCAAATCATTGGAAAGTAACAGTATATAAGTGGTATGACAACTCTAAGTTACTAAGTCTACAAGtctacgttttatttatttattttgattcattAGTATGATAAAGGGCCTCCCCTTGCAaccaatacagcatcaattcgtcttgggaatgacagattcAAGTCCTGCACATTGGCCAGAGGGATTGTAAGCCATTCTTCTTCCAGAGTAGTGAAATATCAGGTCAATACATGATACTGGTGGAGGAAAATGTTTCCAGACACACTTCTCCAAAATACCCCAAAGTGACTCAACAATATTTAGAACtgggtactgtgcaggccatgggagatgttcaactttacTTTCAAGTACATCAATCCACtttgtcaccagtcttgctgtatGTAATGGTGGATTAGCATCCTAATATGCGGCACCAACTTCAGGATACAGTGTGTGACTCaatgggtgcacatggtcctccagaatgttTTGTTAGCCCTTGGCTGTAATGTGTCCTTCTAGCACAATTATTAGGCCTAGGGAATGCTATGATATTGCAGCCATGCTCTACCCAACAGTCTGGATGGTGCGCTTCTTTGGGTcttccacatatatatatatatatatatatatatatatatatatatatataaatataaatatatatatatatatatatatatatatatatatatatatatatatatatatatatatatatatatatatatatatatataaataaatatatatatatatatatatatatatatatatatatatatatatatatatatatatgtatatatatatatatatatatatatatatatatgtatatatatatatatatatatgtatatatatatatatatatatatatgtatatatatatatatatatatatatatatatatatatatatatatatatatatatatatatatatatgtatatatatatatatatatatatatatatatatatatatgtatatatatatatatatatatatatatatatatatatatatatatgtatatatatatatatatatatatatatatatatatatatatgtatatatatatatatgtatatgtatatgtatgtatatatatatatatatatatatatatatatatatatatatatatatatatatatatatatttgtataggctttttattattattaattattaatattaatttattttcattttattatataatgtgACTGTATATCAAGTGTTTTATCATCGTCTTCTCCCAGGTCATCATCCTGAACCACCCTGGTCAGATCTCTCAGGGTTACGCCCCAGTGCTGGATTGCCACACTGCTCACATCGCCTGCAAGTTTGCTGAGCTCAAGGAGAAGATCGACCGTCGTTCTGGCAAGAAGCTTGAAGACAACCCCAAGGCTCTCAAATCTGGAGACGCTGCCATTATTCTTATGATTCCTGGCAAGCCCATGTGTGTGGAGAGCTTCTCTCAATACCCACCACTGGGTAAGAACAGTCATTTAGGTTGATATTAGAGATCTCAGTCTCCATAAATTACCATATTCTATCGTTGTTTAAATGACTAATCAACTAATTAAGTAATTGTAATACTAATAATGTAAGGTGTCTACTTCTGGTTGgcagaactattattattattatttttttttactattaataacAGCCTAGATGGATTGTGAAATACAGAAATTTATGAGTGCAGTGATTCCTAAGATAAAAAAGTAGCTTTTTAGCTAAATATTTTGAAAGAATTTAATAAAAAGTAGTCTCATTTATCTTTacagcaaaacatttaaaaagatttgatgCAAATAATGCTGTAAAGTATGAGAAAACCATCAAATCAGATAGGATACACAGCAGGCCGGAAGTGTGCTATGCACAACAATATAGCCACATtttaatgacactgtataacaataattaatattttacagtactgtgatggttgggtttaggattagggtaggggtagacgttaaaaaatacaatttattgggtaatttaatagataacaataATTACGTTATACGTGTTTTTACGTTAATGTGacgggtttagggttgtggtgggggtagacgttaataaaatacaattaatgggaaatgtgacaaataataattattatttttgttaacttccaattgcaaccatatctgatctagcaataACCATTTTGGGCTGCATAtgcaatatgtacagttgaagtcagaattattatcccccctttgatttttttctaatatttcccaaatgatgtttaacagagcaaggaaattttcacagtatgtctgataatattttttcttctggagaaagtcttatttgtttaatttcggcaagaataaaaccagtttttaatgttttaaaagccatttaacggtcaaaattattagcccctttaagctatattttttttggatagtctacagaacaaactatcgttatacaataacttgtctaattaccctaacctgcctcattaacctaattaacctagttaagcctttaaatgtcactttaagctgtatagaagtgtcttgaaaaatatctagttaaatattatctactgtcatcatggcaaagataaaagaaataagttaataaattactattatgtttagaaatg containing:
- the eef1a1l2 gene encoding eukaryotic translation elongation factor 1 alpha 1, like 2 (The RefSeq protein has 1 substitution compared to this genomic sequence), which translates into the protein MGKEKIHINIVVIGHVDSGKSTTTGHLIYKCGGIDKRTIEKFEKEAAEMGKGSFKYAWVLDKLKAERERGITIDISLWKFETSKYYVTIIDAPGHRDFIKNMITGTSQADCAVLIVAAGVGEFEAGISKNGQTREHALLAYTLGVKQLIVGVNKMDSTEPPYSQARFEEITKEVSAYIKKIGYNPATVAFVPISGWHGDNMLEPSSNMGWFKGWKIERKEGGANGVTLLEALDSILPPSRPTDKPLRLPLQDVYKIGGIGTVPVGRVETGTLKAGMIVTFAPVNVTTEVKSVEMHHESLTEALPGDNVGFNVKNVSVKDIRRGNVAGDSKNDPPMEAANFTSQVIILNHPGQISQGYAPVLDCHTAHIACKFAELKEKIDRRSGKKLEDNPKALKSGDAAIILMIPGKPMCVESFSQYPPLGRFAVRDMRQTVAVGVIKAVDKKASSGGKVTKSAQKAAKTK